A window of bacterium contains these coding sequences:
- the glmS gene encoding glutamine--fructose-6-phosphate transaminase (isomerizing) — protein MCGIVGYIGQKEVVPVLVNTLRKLEYRGYDSAGIAVVNGDGVSVRRSAGKLSNLESAIAAEPIEGYYGIGHTRWATHGRPTEENAHPHRDCTGQLVVVHNGIIENYLELKGQLQQEGHKFVTETDTEIIAHLLEKHYNGSLESAVKKAFSEIRGIYACGILSSREPNKIVGVRSGPPLVVGLGQQEYFLASDTPAILSHTRDVLFLDNQEMVVMTKEGVQLFNLQGEPVTRAAQNITWDANLAEKGDYPHYMLKEIFEQPWAIRETIVDRFSLNSGRVYLEEFEITEEQLAKVEKINFVAAGTSWHAALVGKFLLEELSRVPVEVDISSEFRYRNPVVKP, from the coding sequence ATGTGCGGAATTGTCGGCTATATCGGGCAAAAAGAAGTCGTTCCTGTACTGGTGAATACTCTCAGAAAGCTGGAGTATCGCGGGTATGACTCTGCTGGGATCGCGGTCGTTAACGGCGATGGTGTCAGTGTACGGCGCAGCGCGGGAAAGCTCTCCAATTTGGAGAGTGCCATTGCAGCTGAACCGATCGAAGGCTATTACGGAATCGGGCACACTCGATGGGCCACGCACGGACGACCTACGGAAGAAAATGCTCATCCGCATCGCGATTGCACCGGACAACTGGTGGTTGTTCACAACGGTATCATCGAAAATTACCTGGAACTAAAGGGCCAGTTGCAGCAAGAAGGGCATAAGTTTGTTACGGAGACCGATACCGAAATCATTGCCCATTTGCTGGAGAAACACTACAACGGCAGTTTGGAATCTGCGGTCAAAAAAGCATTCTCCGAAATTCGGGGAATCTATGCGTGTGGCATTCTCAGCTCGCGCGAACCGAACAAAATCGTCGGAGTTAGAAGCGGACCACCCCTCGTTGTTGGACTTGGCCAACAAGAATATTTCCTTGCATCCGACACGCCGGCGATTCTTTCGCACACGCGCGATGTGCTTTTTTTGGACAACCAGGAGATGGTTGTTATGACAAAGGAGGGAGTGCAGCTTTTTAATCTGCAGGGGGAACCGGTTACGCGGGCCGCTCAAAACATTACCTGGGATGCGAATCTTGCAGAAAAAGGAGATTACCCGCATTACATGCTGAAGGAGATTTTTGAGCAGCCATGGGCGATTCGCGAAACGATCGTGGATCGTTTCTCTTTGAACAGCGGTCGAGTTTATCTGGAAGAATTTGAAATTACGGAAGAGCAGCTTGCGAAAGTTGAGAAGATCAATTTTGTTGCCGCGGGAACTTCCTGGCACGCGGCGCTGGTTGGAAAATTTTTGCTGGAGGAACTGTCGCGCGTTCCGGTGGAAGTGGATATTTCCTCCGAGTTTCGCTATCGCAATCCGGTGGTGAAGCCGAA